A stretch of Pomacea canaliculata isolate SZHN2017 linkage group LG6, ASM307304v1, whole genome shotgun sequence DNA encodes these proteins:
- the LOC112565938 gene encoding uncharacterized protein LOC112565938 has translation MGQLSQMTNSSEEGSDALDTDKIKDLVSSQAYELFSLLSQCVVMPLLFMVGIPSNVVNCVVFWRQGVRDRMNLCLFCLSLADLLHMTFLFAQSVIGPFVEFQDKVLGQEISNKITAYTKWFSLEMYSMSGCISLVIAVERCVCVMMPLRAVSIISTRTTGMVLAVIYVITQLGFIVNIFNYDVVAIKDNNTQKIIAWGLTSSKLWQENLVLFTTIQRLILLTILPFGIFVGLSVATAVTVVKLKAAMLWRKKTSSNSSQSSGQQRALTKMLVFVSCLHIVTAAPQLIFIMVVYFVSDFNFGGRLENIFRVVVIVKGISAMVNSSVSFAIYYRQSSRYRREMRALCCWWNRLETSLRKGKVG, from the coding sequence ATGGGACAACTCAGTCAGATGACAAACTCATCTGAAGAAGGCAGTGATGCTTTAGATACAGATAAGATAAAAGATCTCGTCAGCTCTCAAGCCTACGAGCTGTTCAGTTTGCTGTCGCAGTGCGTTGTCATGCCGCTGCTGTTCATGGTGGGCATCCCGTCCAACGTCGTCAACTGTGTCGTCTTCTGGCGCCAGGGAGTCCGagaccgcatgaacctctgcctcttctgtcTGTCCCTCGCAGATCTTCTCCACATGACCTTTCTCTTCGCACAGTCAGTCATCGGACCGTTTGTGGAGTTTCAAGACAAGGTGCTGGGTCAGGAGATCTCCAATAAGATAACAGCCTACACAAAATGGTTTAGTCTGGAAATGTACAGCATGTCCGGTTGTATCAGCCTCGTTATCGCCgtggagcggtgcgtgtgtgtcatgatGCCGCTACGTGCGGTGTCCATCATCAGCACGCGCACCACGGGGATGGTGCTAGCCGTTATTTATGTCATCACCCAGCTGGGTTTCATCGTCAACATCTTCAACTACGACGTGGTGGCCATAAAAGACAACAATACCCAAAAGATCATTGCATGGGGCTTGACTTCCTCTAAATTATGGCAAGAGAACTTAGTTCTGTTCACCACCATCCAAAGACTCATTCTGCTGACTATTTTACCGTTCGGTATATTCGTAGGTCTGTCTGTAGCGACGGCGGTGACGGTGGTGAAGTTGAAGGCCGCCATGCTGTGGCGGAAGAAGACCAGTTCCAACAGCAGCCAGAGTTCCGGCCAGCAGAGggcgctgaccaagatgctgGTGTTTGTCTCATGTCTGCACATCGTCACGGCCGCGCCTCAGCTCATCTTCATCATGGTGGTGTACTTCGTCAGCGACTTTAACTTCGGCGGACGCCTCGAGAATATATTTCGCGTGGTAGTCATAGTTAAAGGGATCAGTGCGATGGTCAACAGCTCAGTCAGCTTCGCCATTTACTATCGCCAGTCCTCTCGCTACAGGCGCGAGATGCGGGCTCTGTGTTGCTGGTGGAACAGACTGGAAACCAGTCTTCGGAAAGGAAAGGTAGGCTAG